A genomic stretch from Telmatocola sphagniphila includes:
- a CDS encoding glycoside hydrolase family 44 protein, whose amino-acid sequence MQIIKNLLALAGVSLLLIFGSSYYHARTQAESNDDKLVVWSSSKPQGKTWHELGTKGGVVIVPRSDSPTECGLLVRMTSPQFRSFGLNWKNWYPTDACDDCSRFQSLSFKVRLLINQNPTADLGVRLVDNNQGKDTKSGAVIPIVSGGYIKELTSEWQQVRIPLERFATNRTLKLNRLWEIVFSNDDKAEQLFQIDEIAFTKEPQESKPAKAQPNNTGTRPEVASNISRTNPSESMAAMPVNTYPARAKWGSDRTGWPIRDTIYGVADMPKEKRQAYGLPLSRFGGNTTSRYNWRINADSGADDWFYKNRGNPAAPEDNAYWKHLEENYSLGASSYVCVPMLGWVAKDNSSYGFPVSKYGEQKSHEPNSPDVGNGLRKDGSPITGNDPKETSVAFSPEDVASGVKICVDRANQLSQQGLKQPVRYWVLDNEPMLWHKTHRDVHPNPASYDELWTKTVQYAEAIRQVDPQARIAGFCSWGWVDLFYSAQDQGYDSYHSKPDHRAHGELPLAEWFLKKCAEYKRAHGRNLIDVLDVHWYPQAEINGKSPFTGKGSELNELRLRTTRDLWDSSYTQESWVRNSGDRRPVALIPRMKQLIEKYCPGMDLCLGEYNFGGAENITGGLAQTEIFGIFAQQKLDLAFFWQQPEGTQWAAWELFRNYDGQGGKFGDRYLPMECDHPKCAVFAARRQSDNAVTVILLNKSLAGSCRLKLELPGLEGQGKLWRFDSASYGKVYEVPGITRVNNGQTEVVLPPGSASMFVVR is encoded by the coding sequence ATGCAAATTATCAAAAACCTTCTGGCACTGGCCGGAGTCTCGCTCCTGCTGATTTTTGGATCCTCCTACTACCACGCGCGCACCCAGGCAGAATCCAACGATGACAAACTGGTCGTCTGGTCCAGCAGCAAGCCTCAGGGCAAGACGTGGCATGAGTTAGGAACCAAAGGGGGAGTCGTGATCGTTCCCCGCTCGGATTCCCCAACGGAATGCGGTCTTCTGGTTCGCATGACCTCTCCGCAGTTTCGCTCCTTCGGCCTGAACTGGAAGAATTGGTACCCCACGGATGCCTGCGACGATTGCAGCCGGTTTCAATCGCTCAGCTTTAAAGTTCGACTGCTAATCAATCAAAACCCCACGGCCGATCTCGGCGTGCGTTTAGTCGACAACAACCAGGGTAAAGACACCAAATCGGGAGCGGTAATTCCCATCGTTTCCGGCGGTTACATCAAAGAACTGACTTCGGAATGGCAGCAAGTGCGCATCCCCCTCGAGCGATTTGCCACCAATCGAACTCTAAAACTGAATCGACTCTGGGAAATCGTTTTCTCCAATGACGATAAAGCCGAACAGCTATTCCAGATCGACGAAATCGCTTTTACGAAAGAACCCCAGGAATCGAAGCCCGCTAAAGCCCAGCCTAACAACACTGGCACGCGTCCCGAAGTTGCTTCGAATATATCCCGAACGAACCCGTCGGAGTCGATGGCAGCCATGCCCGTAAATACCTATCCCGCGCGGGCGAAATGGGGGAGCGATCGCACCGGCTGGCCGATTCGCGATACGATCTACGGCGTTGCCGATATGCCCAAGGAAAAACGGCAGGCCTACGGCCTCCCGCTCAGCCGTTTTGGCGGAAATACCACCTCCCGGTACAACTGGCGCATCAATGCCGACAGCGGTGCCGACGACTGGTTTTACAAAAATCGCGGCAACCCGGCCGCTCCCGAAGATAATGCCTACTGGAAACACCTCGAAGAGAACTACTCTCTGGGGGCCTCCAGCTACGTTTGCGTCCCCATGCTCGGCTGGGTCGCCAAGGATAACTCCAGTTACGGATTCCCCGTTTCCAAGTATGGCGAGCAGAAATCCCACGAACCGAATTCGCCTGATGTCGGTAATGGCCTTCGCAAAGATGGCTCGCCGATCACCGGTAATGATCCCAAAGAAACTTCCGTTGCTTTCTCGCCCGAAGATGTGGCCTCCGGAGTGAAAATCTGCGTCGATCGGGCCAATCAGCTCTCCCAGCAGGGACTCAAACAGCCGGTACGCTACTGGGTGCTGGATAACGAACCGATGCTCTGGCACAAAACGCATCGCGATGTACACCCCAACCCGGCCAGTTACGATGAACTCTGGACCAAGACTGTTCAATATGCCGAAGCCATCCGGCAGGTCGATCCCCAAGCCAGGATTGCCGGTTTCTGCAGTTGGGGATGGGTCGATCTTTTCTACTCCGCTCAGGATCAGGGCTACGATTCCTACCACAGCAAGCCCGATCATCGGGCCCACGGAGAACTGCCATTAGCCGAATGGTTTTTGAAGAAATGCGCCGAGTATAAGCGTGCCCACGGACGAAATCTAATCGATGTCCTGGATGTCCATTGGTACCCTCAGGCGGAGATCAATGGCAAGTCGCCGTTCACCGGTAAAGGTTCGGAACTGAATGAATTACGGTTGAGAACCACACGCGATCTGTGGGATTCCAGCTACACACAGGAATCCTGGGTCCGGAATTCCGGGGATCGTCGGCCCGTCGCTCTCATTCCTCGGATGAAGCAACTCATCGAGAAATACTGTCCCGGAATGGATCTCTGCCTGGGAGAGTACAACTTCGGCGGCGCGGAAAACATCACCGGCGGACTGGCTCAGACAGAAATTTTCGGAATCTTTGCCCAGCAGAAACTCGATCTGGCCTTTTTCTGGCAGCAGCCTGAAGGCACGCAATGGGCCGCGTGGGAACTATTCCGCAATTACGACGGCCAGGGCGGCAAATTCGGGGATCGCTACCTGCCAATGGAATGCGATCATCCCAAATGTGCCGTTTTTGCTGCCCGTCGGCAGAGCGATAATGCCGTGACTGTAATTTTGCTGAATAAATCGCTGGCCGGGAGCTGCCGTCTTAAACTCGAACTGCCAGGCCTGGAAGGGCAGGGGAAGTTGTGGAGATTCGATTCGGCCAGTTACGGAAAAGTTTATGAGGTGCCGGGGATCACCCGGGTCAATAACGGGCAGACCGAAGTTGTGCTTCCCCCGGGTTCAGCGAGCATGTTTGTTGTTCGCTAG
- a CDS encoding TIGR03790 family protein, whose protein sequence is MVFFRWLSLCLFFTGVCPALLALEPREVFLLVNKAEPESQKIADYYCEMRKVPKENIIVLDVTTEDEISRKDYDTKIVTPVRTALKGKETQAKCLLSIYGMPLRVLAPLTAEQEQQLVKFRRDLESKRAELDKARKDKLPKEKVDPLEKEANDLQGKINGLIYHEAEASVDSELTLLWWEKYNLQRFLFNPLHWQRPKDIKGKSPTVIMTSRIDGPTPAIARRLITDAVNAEAKGLEGKVYVDARGLTKIPKGDSGWGLEGYDESMREMAALLKEVGKMDVTLENTEKLFPVKSCKDCALYCGWYSVANFVDCCEFVPGAIAWHLASYECLSLHKENNGWCRNLLLKGATVTLGPVAEPYSAAFPKPEEFFGFLATGKYTLVEAYARTSLFTSWMMVLIGDPLYNPYKKSPKLKEADVKPSPKWGRYISSDE, encoded by the coding sequence ATGGTATTTTTTCGATGGCTCAGCCTTTGCTTGTTCTTCACCGGCGTCTGCCCGGCCCTCCTCGCTCTGGAGCCGCGAGAAGTTTTTCTCCTGGTGAACAAGGCCGAGCCCGAAAGCCAGAAAATCGCCGACTACTACTGCGAAATGCGTAAGGTGCCCAAAGAAAATATCATCGTTCTGGATGTGACCACCGAGGATGAGATAAGCCGCAAGGACTACGACACGAAAATCGTCACCCCCGTTCGAACGGCCCTGAAAGGCAAGGAAACCCAGGCCAAATGCCTCCTGTCTATCTACGGCATGCCGTTACGCGTCCTGGCTCCCCTGACCGCTGAACAGGAACAACAACTCGTGAAGTTCCGACGGGATCTCGAGTCAAAGCGGGCCGAACTGGATAAAGCCCGAAAGGACAAGCTGCCGAAAGAGAAGGTCGATCCGCTGGAAAAAGAAGCGAACGATCTCCAGGGTAAAATCAACGGCCTGATCTATCACGAAGCCGAAGCCAGCGTCGACAGCGAATTAACCCTGCTCTGGTGGGAGAAATATAACCTCCAGCGATTCCTGTTCAATCCCCTCCATTGGCAACGGCCCAAGGACATTAAGGGCAAGTCGCCGACGGTTATAATGACCAGCAGGATTGATGGTCCGACGCCGGCGATCGCCAGGAGACTGATCACCGATGCCGTGAATGCGGAAGCCAAGGGGCTGGAAGGAAAGGTCTATGTCGACGCGCGCGGCCTGACCAAAATTCCCAAGGGGGATTCCGGTTGGGGTCTGGAAGGCTACGACGAATCGATGCGCGAGATGGCCGCACTACTCAAAGAGGTCGGCAAAATGGATGTCACGCTGGAGAACACCGAGAAACTGTTCCCGGTCAAATCGTGTAAGGATTGCGCGCTGTACTGCGGCTGGTATTCGGTGGCAAACTTCGTCGATTGTTGCGAATTCGTACCGGGAGCCATCGCCTGGCACTTGGCCAGCTACGAGTGCCTGTCGCTGCACAAAGAAAACAACGGCTGGTGTCGGAATTTACTGCTCAAGGGAGCGACAGTTACTTTGGGACCGGTGGCTGAGCCTTACTCCGCGGCGTTTCCCAAGCCGGAAGAATTCTTCGGCTTCCTGGCCACCGGGAAATACACGCTCGTAGAAGCGTACGCGCGAACTTCGCTGTTTACGAGTTGGATGATGGTTCTGATCGGCGACCCTCTTTACAACCCTTACAAGAAGAGTCCGAAATTGAAGGAAGCGGATGTGAAGCCAAGTCCCAAATGGGGCCGGTATATATCGTCCGATGAGTGA
- a CDS encoding DUF7010 family protein, translated as MGSIGAYIFAFFGAIFAVLTSREALQWDGIILAWPLLVAAIIAFFAWRAAQGTTPYEMSPSAKKVWSWSSAGEGISIFLGINIAANLGHPELRLPVIALVVGLHFLPMGWLFPFRPFLILGLLLSGIALVGLFLPEPTGILVAGFGAALGLWTAAILAIVRQAKRVG; from the coding sequence ATGGGTAGCATTGGTGCGTACATCTTTGCATTTTTCGGAGCGATCTTTGCCGTCCTGACGTCTCGAGAGGCCTTGCAATGGGATGGAATAATCCTGGCGTGGCCGTTGTTGGTGGCAGCGATTATCGCCTTTTTTGCCTGGCGGGCGGCCCAAGGCACCACGCCTTACGAAATGAGCCCATCGGCTAAAAAAGTTTGGTCTTGGAGCTCGGCTGGAGAAGGGATCAGTATCTTTCTGGGGATTAATATTGCTGCAAATCTGGGACACCCGGAATTACGACTGCCGGTGATTGCTCTGGTGGTAGGCCTGCATTTTTTACCGATGGGTTGGTTGTTCCCGTTTCGACCCTTCCTCATTTTGGGCTTACTGTTGAGTGGAATTGCTTTGGTCGGTTTGTTTCTACCGGAGCCTACGGGTATTCTAGTCGCGGGCTTTGGAGCCGCGCTGGGACTCTGGACCGCCGCGATTCTGGCGATCGTTCGTCAGGCGAAGCGGGTGGGGTAA
- a CDS encoding DUF6398 domain-containing protein, which yields MLDTLHRPALGEGNPYMLLTPDEVRLFFKLHWALLFFVNKRLQVIPIDFDSPEEFSILSPDLRLKVRNSLNANLDLIELFADENPSNLSSEELDIVRSWRHLVNDTFYVFRELKKYTVFISTTSPEIAFGVLALSQPFEELIGPYWPVLTKTVLLPFKGKIVYDGLLNSYNVSFGPGIRRSVNESFKEAKARHGIVTSLPMSATLPTPKPKPAPKPPSKEKKEVALSLVLGLIDQFCKEHLNEEYAQLCRKLAEKLSRKRPSPLLSGKPNTWACGIVRTIGWVNYLDDRSQKPHMKLTAIDKAFGVGESTGQGKSMLIRKMFKISPIDPEWSLPNRLDQKPTVWVF from the coding sequence ATGCTCGATACTCTCCACCGCCCAGCCCTCGGCGAAGGCAACCCGTATATGCTACTAACTCCCGACGAAGTTCGACTGTTCTTCAAGTTGCACTGGGCGTTGCTGTTTTTCGTGAACAAGCGACTTCAGGTGATTCCTATCGATTTCGACTCACCGGAAGAATTCTCCATCCTTTCTCCGGACCTTCGGCTCAAGGTCCGGAACTCTCTGAACGCCAACCTCGATCTGATCGAATTATTTGCCGATGAGAATCCATCTAACCTGTCGAGCGAGGAACTCGACATTGTTCGGTCCTGGCGGCATCTCGTTAACGACACGTTCTACGTCTTCCGTGAGCTCAAGAAGTACACGGTGTTCATCTCCACAACTTCCCCCGAAATCGCCTTCGGTGTCCTGGCGTTGTCTCAACCGTTCGAGGAGTTGATCGGGCCCTATTGGCCGGTGCTGACAAAGACGGTCCTACTCCCCTTTAAGGGTAAGATCGTCTATGACGGTTTGCTGAACAGCTACAACGTCTCTTTCGGCCCCGGTATTCGCCGCTCTGTGAATGAGAGTTTTAAAGAGGCCAAAGCCCGGCACGGCATAGTCACGTCCCTGCCGATGTCGGCTACACTTCCAACGCCGAAACCCAAGCCCGCCCCGAAGCCGCCGTCGAAAGAGAAAAAGGAGGTAGCCCTAAGCCTCGTTCTCGGATTGATCGACCAGTTTTGCAAAGAGCATCTTAACGAAGAATACGCCCAACTCTGCCGCAAACTGGCCGAGAAGCTTAGCCGCAAGCGTCCGTCACCGCTGCTCAGCGGCAAACCAAACACCTGGGCTTGTGGCATTGTGCGGACGATTGGCTGGGTGAATTACTTGGATGATCGCAGCCAAAAGCCCCACATGAAACTGACTGCCATCGACAAGGCGTTTGGCGTTGGCGAAAGCACCGGACAAGGAAAGTCGATGTTGATCCGCAAGATGTTCAAGATCAGCCCCATAGACCCGGAATGGTCGCTTCCTAACCGGTTGGACCAGAAGCCGACGGTTTGGGTGTTTTAG
- a CDS encoding ATP-binding protein — MNPTQLSALLVELLSLPAETEWVEWKHNNDHPEMIAERISALANSAALHGRDFGYMVWGVENGSKKVVGTTFRPRQSKKGNEELENWLMRSQHPQVNFQIHEWSHQGVPMVLFQIPRASQAPVRFGSEEFVRIGSLTKKLREYTEKERELWAIFARKPFETGIAKLDVDGPDVLTLLDFDRCFKLLQIPLPTDQQGILGKLVDERLIVPKPGGRFDITNLGAILFATDLNKFERLGRKALRIIKYRGDGRTDMEREWRDAPTQMGYAVAFEAAVAFINSQLPQNEPIGQAFREEVRVYPEKAIRELVANGLIHQEFSVTGAGPMVEIFDSRMEITNPGEPLVDTLRFIDTPPKSRNETLAAVMRRMKICEEAGTGIDKVVAAIEAFQLPAPDFTAITTSQPGFTKATLYAPRRLNDMDSKERIRACYQHACLCLVSGSRMTNTTLRERLGVEPQNYAIVSRIIRDTINANLVKAYDPNTSKRFMQYLPFWA; from the coding sequence ATGAATCCGACACAACTCTCCGCATTGCTGGTCGAACTTCTCTCGCTGCCCGCCGAGACGGAGTGGGTGGAATGGAAGCACAACAACGACCATCCCGAAATGATCGCCGAACGGATTTCCGCCCTGGCGAACTCGGCGGCGCTCCACGGACGGGACTTCGGCTACATGGTATGGGGAGTGGAGAACGGCTCGAAGAAGGTGGTTGGCACGACCTTTCGACCCCGACAGAGTAAAAAGGGCAACGAGGAACTAGAAAACTGGCTGATGCGGTCGCAGCATCCGCAGGTCAACTTTCAGATACACGAGTGGTCGCACCAGGGCGTACCGATGGTGCTGTTCCAGATTCCACGAGCCAGCCAAGCTCCGGTGCGATTCGGCAGCGAGGAATTTGTTCGCATCGGCAGCCTGACCAAGAAATTGAGGGAGTACACCGAGAAGGAGCGAGAGCTATGGGCGATCTTCGCCCGCAAGCCATTCGAGACAGGCATCGCCAAGCTCGATGTGGATGGGCCTGACGTGCTGACGCTGCTCGACTTCGACCGCTGCTTTAAGCTGCTACAAATCCCGCTCCCGACCGACCAGCAGGGCATTCTTGGGAAGCTGGTGGACGAAAGGTTGATCGTGCCGAAACCGGGCGGTCGGTTCGACATCACGAACCTGGGAGCGATCCTTTTCGCTACCGACCTCAACAAATTCGAGCGGCTGGGGCGGAAAGCTCTGCGGATCATCAAGTATCGGGGCGATGGCCGGACGGATATGGAGCGAGAATGGCGGGACGCACCAACGCAGATGGGTTACGCCGTTGCATTCGAGGCGGCAGTGGCGTTCATCAACTCTCAGTTGCCGCAGAACGAACCCATCGGCCAAGCCTTCCGTGAAGAAGTGCGAGTCTACCCGGAAAAGGCCATTCGAGAGTTGGTGGCAAACGGCCTGATCCACCAGGAGTTCTCCGTGACCGGGGCGGGGCCAATGGTCGAAATTTTCGACAGTCGGATGGAAATCACCAACCCTGGCGAGCCGCTGGTGGACACGCTACGCTTTATCGACACGCCGCCGAAGTCCCGCAACGAGACGTTGGCGGCGGTGATGCGGCGAATGAAGATTTGCGAGGAGGCTGGGACGGGCATCGACAAAGTTGTTGCCGCAATCGAAGCATTCCAACTTCCGGCTCCCGACTTCACGGCGATCACCACTTCCCAGCCGGGGTTCACAAAAGCCACGCTGTACGCTCCTCGCAGGCTGAACGACATGGACTCGAAAGAGCGGATTCGGGCCTGCTACCAGCACGCCTGTCTTTGCCTCGTGTCGGGTAGTCGGATGACGAATACAACACTTCGGGAACGGCTGGGAGTTGAGCCGCAGAACTATGCCATCGTGTCTCGGATCATCCGAGACACGATCAATGCGAATTTGGTCAAGGCATACGATCCGAACACGAGCAAGCGATTTATGCAGTACCTTCCCTTTTGGGCCTAG
- a CDS encoding NADH-quinone oxidoreductase subunit D translates to MPPEQTDPTIIEFDVRTDEMLLNMGPQHPSTHGVLRLVLKTDGEIVSEVTPHLGYLHRCAEKVGENVTPIQFIPYTDRMDYLAGMNMNLGYALTVEKLCGMKIPEKAQVIRVLICELNRIASHLVGMGAYGLDLGSFSPFLYAFREREHILDLFEGVCGARLTYSYITIGGVHDDLPEDFLQRVTNFLKYFKPRIPEYHAMLTNNHIFVKRTAGIGVMSKEMALSYACTGPMLRGSLNRHNGDTAWDLRKIEPYSGYENYQFDAILPPFEEAPEEAVIGDCWHRFYVRMREVIESIKIVEQAIEKYPSATGSHRIEPPRQLTPGECYFETECPRGQMGFYVVGRPNKENVPLRVRARSSSLCNLSVVGELCRGSLLADIPAIVGSTDIVMGEIDR, encoded by the coding sequence ATGCCGCCAGAGCAAACCGATCCCACCATCATCGAGTTCGATGTCCGAACGGATGAAATGCTCCTGAATATGGGGCCCCAGCATCCCAGCACCCACGGCGTGTTGCGGCTGGTGTTAAAGACAGACGGCGAAATCGTTTCCGAAGTCACGCCCCACCTGGGTTATCTGCATCGCTGTGCTGAGAAGGTCGGCGAAAATGTGACGCCCATTCAATTCATCCCTTATACCGACCGCATGGATTACCTGGCCGGGATGAATATGAATCTGGGCTATGCGCTGACCGTCGAAAAACTCTGCGGCATGAAAATTCCCGAAAAGGCCCAGGTCATTCGAGTCCTGATCTGCGAGTTGAATCGCATTGCCAGCCATCTCGTGGGTATGGGAGCCTACGGCCTGGATCTGGGTTCGTTCAGCCCGTTTTTGTACGCGTTTCGGGAGCGGGAGCACATTCTGGATCTCTTCGAAGGGGTCTGCGGAGCCCGCCTGACCTACAGCTATATCACGATCGGCGGTGTGCACGATGACTTGCCCGAGGATTTCCTGCAGCGAGTCACCAACTTCTTGAAATACTTCAAGCCGCGCATTCCCGAATATCATGCGATGCTGACCAACAATCATATCTTCGTGAAGCGCACCGCCGGTATTGGTGTCATGTCGAAAGAAATGGCGCTCAGCTATGCCTGTACCGGGCCGATGCTGCGCGGGTCTCTGAACCGGCACAATGGTGATACGGCGTGGGATCTCCGCAAGATCGAACCCTACTCCGGCTATGAAAATTATCAGTTCGATGCGATACTTCCCCCATTCGAGGAAGCCCCCGAGGAGGCCGTGATCGGCGATTGCTGGCACCGCTTCTACGTACGAATGCGGGAAGTGATCGAGAGTATCAAGATTGTCGAACAGGCGATTGAAAAGTATCCGTCGGCCACTGGCAGCCATCGTATCGAACCGCCGCGACAACTGACTCCGGGGGAATGTTATTTCGAAACCGAATGCCCCCGAGGCCAGATGGGCTTCTACGTGGTCGGCCGGCCGAACAAAGAAAACGTACCGCTGCGGGTCCGGGCTCGTTCTTCCAGTCTGTGCAATCTGAGCGTGGTCGGCGAGTTATGCAGGGGATCTCTGCTGGCCGACATCCCGGCCATTGTCGGCAGCACCGATATCGTGATGGGGGAGATAGATCGGTGA
- a CDS encoding ATP-binding cassette domain-containing protein — protein MAKLIEIENGRFVRMGNEVAIQDLSWVWQDGETWAITGDVGSGKTTFLDLLLGQLRQTEGQIHWPILEVLRRAGRPVAWPSEIMERVSFKEESRLFSYGKHYYQQRYDFADADDIPTLEEYLRNGSPFEEAHFEPVCDELHIKNLLPLTLVKLSNGQTRRARLARALLRKPEILLLDEPFIGLDVQTRAELDQLLKSLVARGQRLVVTTKPDQIPDWVTNVRRLGPISTTVSKIATHETSAEIAGEPIIECENVRVTYGGKPILQNISWVVRRGEHWVLSGPNGSGKTTLLSLLCGDHPQAYGNNIRLFGSQRGSGETIWEIKKRIGFVSPELHLYFNEPLDGYDAAGSGFHDVLVHRELTPEQQKRLDKLFAHFELNELKKRPFRQMSTGEQRMILLVRALVKEPELMILDEPFQGLDTRRVELLKDWLENHVRADQTIIFVSHVLSDIPGNMRHHLRLENGRIAVTA, from the coding sequence ATGGCTAAGCTGATCGAAATTGAAAATGGACGCTTCGTTCGCATGGGCAATGAAGTGGCAATTCAGGACCTGAGTTGGGTTTGGCAGGATGGGGAAACCTGGGCCATTACCGGTGACGTTGGCAGCGGCAAAACCACTTTCCTGGACCTCCTGTTAGGCCAACTCCGGCAAACGGAGGGCCAGATTCACTGGCCAATCCTGGAAGTGCTCCGCCGGGCCGGTCGCCCGGTCGCCTGGCCTTCCGAGATTATGGAGCGTGTCTCCTTCAAAGAGGAATCCCGCCTGTTCAGCTACGGCAAGCATTACTACCAGCAGCGCTACGATTTCGCCGATGCCGACGATATACCGACTCTCGAGGAGTATCTTCGTAACGGCAGCCCGTTCGAGGAAGCTCATTTTGAACCAGTCTGCGACGAACTTCACATCAAGAATTTGCTCCCTCTCACCCTGGTAAAACTTTCCAACGGCCAAACGCGGAGGGCACGCCTCGCCCGGGCCTTGCTCCGAAAGCCAGAAATTTTGCTGCTGGATGAACCCTTCATCGGTCTGGATGTGCAAACCCGCGCCGAACTCGATCAGCTCCTGAAGTCGCTGGTGGCTCGGGGTCAGCGCCTTGTTGTAACCACCAAACCGGACCAGATTCCCGATTGGGTGACCAATGTACGGCGACTCGGACCAATCTCAACGACCGTTTCGAAAATCGCAACTCATGAAACAAGCGCCGAGATAGCCGGCGAACCGATCATCGAATGTGAAAACGTTCGGGTCACCTACGGCGGCAAACCGATTTTGCAAAACATTTCCTGGGTGGTCCGGCGCGGCGAACACTGGGTTCTTTCCGGCCCCAACGGTTCGGGCAAAACGACTCTCCTGAGCCTTCTTTGTGGCGATCATCCGCAGGCCTACGGAAATAACATTCGTCTCTTTGGCTCGCAGCGCGGCAGCGGCGAGACGATCTGGGAAATCAAAAAACGCATCGGCTTCGTATCCCCGGAGCTTCACCTCTACTTCAACGAACCGCTCGACGGCTACGATGCTGCGGGTTCCGGTTTCCACGACGTCCTGGTTCATCGCGAGTTGACGCCGGAGCAGCAGAAACGACTCGATAAACTCTTCGCGCACTTCGAACTGAATGAACTCAAGAAAAGGCCCTTCCGGCAGATGTCGACGGGCGAGCAACGCATGATTCTGCTGGTGCGCGCTCTGGTGAAAGAACCGGAACTCATGATCCTCGATGAGCCCTTTCAGGGATTGGATACCCGGCGGGTCGAACTGCTCAAGGACTGGCTGGAGAATCATGTTCGCGCCGATCAGACGATTATTTTCGTCAGTCACGTGCTTTCCGATATTCCGGGAAATATGAGGCATCATCTCCGACTGGAAAATGGCCGCATCGCTGTAACTGCGTGA
- the accC gene encoding acetyl-CoA carboxylase biotin carboxylase subunit produces the protein MFQRVLVANRGEIALRVIRACRDLGIGVVAVYSTADKDAPYLKLADEAICIGPGPAPESYLKIPRIISAAEITGADAIHPGYGFLSENADFAEICRECDIEFIGPPHDAMRKLGNKNEARKMAKAAKVPVVPGSDGIITEDSVALKFAREAGYPILIKAAAGGGGRGMRVARDDKSLIEGLQSARQEAEAAFKDGSVYLEKYLEQPRHIEVQLLGDREGNVVHLYERDCSLQRRHQKLVEESPAPNLPVKVRDAICESAVRLAKAAGYYSAGTCEFLLDKQNNFYFIEVNARIQVEHPVSELVTGIDLVKEQIRIAAGEKLRFKQKDIVHRGSAIECRINAEDPANNFQPSPGLITTWRVPGGPGVRVDSHASVGYRVPPNYDSLVAKLLVFQPTRAEALATMRRALREFAVEGIKTTIPIHRDIFNSSSFIEGNVDTTFIERVFLNPQVNEKK, from the coding sequence ATGTTTCAACGCGTTCTAGTAGCCAATCGAGGGGAAATCGCCTTGCGCGTCATCCGCGCCTGCCGGGATCTCGGCATTGGCGTGGTGGCGGTTTACAGTACGGCGGACAAAGATGCCCCGTATCTGAAACTCGCAGACGAAGCGATTTGCATCGGGCCCGGGCCAGCTCCCGAGAGCTACCTGAAGATTCCCCGCATCATCAGTGCGGCGGAAATCACCGGTGCCGATGCCATTCATCCCGGTTATGGTTTTCTCAGCGAGAATGCTGACTTTGCGGAAATCTGCCGCGAGTGCGATATCGAATTCATCGGCCCACCGCACGATGCCATGCGCAAGCTCGGCAATAAGAACGAAGCCCGCAAGATGGCCAAGGCCGCCAAAGTCCCCGTTGTACCTGGCTCCGATGGCATCATCACCGAAGATTCGGTTGCGCTGAAGTTCGCGCGGGAAGCCGGCTACCCGATCCTGATCAAAGCAGCCGCAGGTGGCGGCGGTCGCGGTATGCGTGTCGCCCGGGATGATAAGAGCCTGATCGAAGGCCTTCAGTCCGCCCGCCAGGAAGCAGAAGCCGCTTTCAAAGACGGCAGCGTTTATCTGGAAAAATATCTCGAGCAGCCCCGGCACATCGAAGTGCAATTGCTGGGCGACCGGGAAGGCAACGTCGTTCACCTCTACGAACGCGATTGCTCCTTGCAGCGCCGGCACCAGAAACTGGTTGAAGAATCTCCCGCGCCGAATCTGCCCGTGAAGGTTCGGGATGCCATTTGCGAATCGGCCGTGCGACTGGCGAAAGCGGCAGGATATTACAGTGCGGGAACGTGCGAGTTCCTGCTGGATAAGCAGAACAATTTCTACTTCATCGAAGTGAACGCTCGAATTCAGGTGGAGCACCCGGTTTCCGAATTAGTGACCGGCATTGATCTGGTGAAAGAACAGATCCGCATAGCGGCGGGCGAGAAACTCCGCTTCAAACAGAAGGATATCGTGCACCGCGGCAGCGCCATCGAGTGCCGAATCAATGCGGAAGATCCGGCCAACAACTTCCAACCCAGCCCGGGTCTGATCACCACCTGGCGCGTACCGGGTGGCCCCGGGGTTCGCGTCGATTCTCATGCCAGTGTCGGTTATCGCGTACCACCCAATTACGATTCGCTGGTCGCCAAACTGCTGGTTTTCCAGCCGACCCGCGCGGAAGCCCTGGCCACCATGCGGCGAGCACTGCGCGAATTCGCGGTGGAAGGAATCAAAACGACGATTCCCATCCATCGCGATATCTTCAATTCGTCTTCGTTTATTGAAGGAAATGTCGATACGACCTTTATCGAACGCGTCTTTTTGAACCCGCAAGTCAATGAGAAGAAATAG